Proteins encoded within one genomic window of Paraglaciecola psychrophila 170:
- a CDS encoding glycosyltransferase family 2 protein, which yields MEKTQAPPHTKLTILVVLYNIEILESETVKSLILTSLGIQSVKLLIWNNGPDYLKVSDVEPLKKVGFDAEVIETIGNESLAVIYNHFIHRYSSENYLILDHDTVLNDIYLAETLSSKSSELSVPTIRMNGNIEGPYLNKSIIKFPQRLSTSDHIMAIGSGLVIGREIVQEIKASYSSVFDERFYLYGVDSTFFHRVNKLKLGNRVKVISGFEHFLSRLESEPEKLKAFRRKERAYDSGLQFKYYYSFLRSYYLFSRLLLDCIINKVLGRSQSINYLDLMAAFYNGVHYRKDH from the coding sequence ATGGAAAAAACACAAGCACCTCCGCATACAAAATTAACAATATTAGTTGTTCTTTACAATATTGAAATCCTTGAGTCTGAAACAGTGAAAAGTTTAATTTTAACTTCCTTAGGTATCCAAAGTGTAAAATTACTTATATGGAATAATGGTCCTGATTATTTAAAAGTTAGCGATGTTGAACCGTTAAAGAAAGTTGGCTTTGATGCAGAGGTAATAGAGACAATAGGTAATGAATCATTAGCAGTAATTTATAATCACTTTATTCATAGATACAGCAGTGAAAATTATTTGATACTCGATCATGATACTGTTTTAAATGATATTTACCTTGCGGAGACATTATCATCAAAGTCATCAGAGTTATCTGTCCCTACGATAAGAATGAATGGAAATATTGAGGGGCCTTATTTAAATAAATCGATTATTAAGTTTCCGCAAAGGCTTAGTACTAGTGATCACATTATGGCTATAGGAAGTGGCTTAGTTATAGGCAGGGAAATTGTACAGGAAATAAAGGCTTCATATAGTAGTGTGTTCGATGAACGTTTTTATTTATATGGTGTAGACTCAACATTTTTTCATCGGGTCAATAAACTAAAGTTAGGTAACCGCGTGAAAGTAATTTCAGGCTTCGAACACTTTTTGTCGAGACTCGAAAGTGAACCGGAAAAATTGAAAGCCTTTAGAAGAAAAGAAAGAGCATATGACAGTGGGTTGCAGTTTAAGTATTATTATTCATTTTTAAGATCGTATTACCTGTTTTCACGACTTTTATTAGATTGTATTATCAACAAAGTGTTAGGTAGGTCTCAGTCAATTAATTATCTAGACTTGATGGCAGCCTTCTATAACGGCGTACATTACAGAAAAGATCACTAA
- a CDS encoding glycosyltransferase produces MNKKTILVLNTLYWPYKIGGAECSVQILVEGLRAQGHDVRVISTTEKSSVNNLNKRDSETSFNYGNIYWPFDGNEHGIYRLGYHLIDSYNLLGFYRVYKALKIVKPDVLITNNLQGFSSFSWLAALINSTPIIHIIRDYALLSVDPSREKTKKIPFQVFDFFMRWHYRYLLKKVHKVIGISQFILNEHQRSVNMSKNQCDVLYNPVVCPEISASSNHKGKPIVGYIGRVSEEKGIAWLLNSLVQQDTEFSLNVIVAGEGPILSQLKSEYAGQVTFLGKVEPKEFFS; encoded by the coding sequence ATGAATAAAAAAACTATTCTAGTTTTAAATACCCTATATTGGCCATATAAAATTGGAGGTGCTGAATGCTCGGTACAAATACTTGTCGAAGGATTAAGAGCCCAGGGGCATGATGTAAGGGTTATATCTACTACCGAAAAAAGCAGTGTAAATAACTTAAATAAGCGTGATAGTGAAACCAGTTTTAATTACGGTAATATATATTGGCCATTCGACGGAAATGAACACGGTATATACAGGTTAGGGTATCATCTTATAGATTCATATAATCTTCTTGGGTTTTATCGTGTATACAAAGCCCTTAAAATAGTAAAGCCTGATGTATTAATAACAAATAATTTACAGGGCTTTTCATCATTTTCTTGGTTAGCTGCACTCATTAATAGTACACCGATAATTCATATAATTAGAGATTATGCTCTTCTGTCGGTAGACCCTAGTCGAGAAAAAACAAAAAAAATACCTTTTCAAGTATTTGACTTCTTTATGAGGTGGCATTATAGATATCTCTTAAAAAAAGTTCATAAGGTTATTGGAATATCTCAATTTATTTTAAATGAGCATCAGCGATCCGTTAACATGTCGAAAAATCAATGTGATGTTCTGTATAATCCGGTTGTCTGTCCTGAAATATCAGCTAGCAGTAACCATAAAGGTAAACCTATTGTCGGATATATTGGTCGTGTCTCAGAGGAAAAAGGTATTGCTTGGCTGTTAAATAGCCTTGTTCAACAAGACACTGAATTTTCACTTAACGTTATTGTTGCTGGAGAGGGGCCAATATTATCACAATTGAAATCTGAATATGCAGGGCAAGTGACGTTTTTAGGTAAGGTAGAGCCTAAAGAGTTTTTTTCTTAA
- a CDS encoding glycosyltransferase — translation MVVPSKWAEPFGRVVIEAYSYGIPVITTNMGGLPEIIYPAHKDNLMFEPFDEHGFKFIIK, via the coding sequence TTGGTTGTTCCTTCTAAATGGGCTGAACCATTTGGGCGTGTAGTTATTGAAGCGTATTCATACGGTATCCCTGTAATCACCACCAATATGGGGGGGCTTCCTGAGATTATTTATCCTGCTCATAAAGATAACTTAATGTTTGAACCTTTTGATGAACATGGGTTTAAGTTCATCATTAAATAG
- a CDS encoding glycosyltransferase — MKDVLWIMPPKRLINSGVYKYSDLIINSAPNIQKLHLPNNKLRYIFQFLILPFILIFSSMIYKKVIFAEEGYGFLVPFFLREKIIIVHDIRTSDEVTSFKEWLKSIYIKLSLLGIRYSNKIICVSKFTENSLKSNNICDFSTTSVSVIYNAIEKEVLLTDGTVDKKLVDFVNNAKQFPNKVVFLYVGSDETRKNTIALVKALNSASPTFSKNIFLLKVGRPINESNFELVNKQLVSSNNITGFLCLSEVSSIDLDYVYSMSDVFIMPSTFEGFGRTPIEAQCYGLPVISTDAAALAEVLGDSCIRIPAPYGSEQIKFAIDKWLSCYNNQDLILTGHQNAQRFSKESVVKQFKEFIQ, encoded by the coding sequence ATGAAAGACGTTCTTTGGATTATGCCACCTAAAAGACTAATTAATAGTGGAGTGTATAAATACAGTGACTTGATAATAAACTCAGCCCCTAACATTCAAAAATTACACCTTCCGAATAATAAACTTCGTTATATTTTTCAATTTTTAATTCTTCCATTTATCTTAATCTTTAGTTCGATGATTTATAAGAAAGTTATCTTTGCAGAAGAGGGGTACGGATTTTTAGTACCTTTCTTTTTAAGAGAAAAAATTATTATAGTGCATGACATCAGAACTAGTGACGAAGTTACCTCATTTAAAGAATGGTTAAAATCAATATACATTAAGTTAAGTCTTCTAGGGATAAGATATTCCAATAAGATTATTTGCGTGAGTAAATTTACTGAAAATAGCTTGAAATCAAATAATATATGTGATTTTTCTACTACCTCTGTTAGCGTGATTTATAACGCCATTGAAAAAGAGGTTCTACTTACTGATGGTACAGTAGATAAAAAACTGGTTGATTTTGTTAATAATGCAAAACAATTCCCGAATAAAGTCGTTTTTTTGTATGTTGGTTCGGATGAAACTAGAAAGAATACTATTGCCCTCGTAAAAGCGCTCAATAGTGCTTCACCAACTTTTAGTAAAAATATCTTTTTATTAAAAGTTGGTCGACCTATTAATGAAAGTAATTTTGAACTTGTTAACAAACAGCTTGTGTCCAGTAATAATATTACAGGATTCTTGTGCCTTTCAGAAGTTTCCTCCATTGATTTAGATTATGTTTATTCTATGTCTGATGTGTTTATTATGCCATCTACATTTGAAGGGTTTGGGCGTACGCCAATCGAAGCACAATGTTATGGGTTGCCTGTAATATCTACTGATGCTGCTGCATTAGCAGAGGTCTTAGGTGATTCTTGCATCCGGATTCCAGCCCCATACGGTAGCGAACAAATTAAATTTGCAATAGATAAATGGCTATCTTGTTATAATAATCAAGATTTAATTTTGACAGGACATCAAAATGCTCAGAGATTTTCGAAAGAGAGTGTTGTGAAGCAATTTAAAGAGTTTATACAATGA